The stretch of DNA AGCTCCGATAAAACCCAATTTCTTAGCATTTTTATAATCATCTTTATCTTTAAAACCAGATTCTTTAAACTCAAAATATTCTTTTGCATTTGAAAAACCTAATTCTTTATATCTATAATAATCTTCACCAAATTCAAATCCCTTCTCAACACCATCAAATAAATCGTACAATGATTTATATCCTTTATTTGGTATCCAATATATTGCTCCATTTAATGTAATAAAAAACATTCCTGAATCTTTAATATCCTGTTTATTGGTGGCGTCCTTATTACCTTTATTAATGTTATTATCATATTTATTAGCAGTATTATTATCCCCATTATTGCCATCATATTCACAGATAATTTTAGCTTTATATTTGCTGGCAAACTTTAAAAACTCCCTTACATCTTTTAATTTAATCATAGGCATTGCCTTAATTTCATCTACTTTAACATGTTCATAAGAACTGGCATATATTTTTAATAAACTATCATAGTTCATGAATATCCCTAAATTATAATTATCCTTATAATAATTATTTAAATTTTTAAAACTTGTTTAAATATTGGTTATAATTCATATACATCAGCATAAGCCACATTAAAAAAATTAATTAAAATTTTATCATACTTTTTTATATTTTTCTTATATAATCGTTTTATAGTATTACATTTATTTTTTATTTACTATCAAATAGTAAAATTTAAATATTAGATATCAATAGGTATTACTGTTTTATATTATAATATTAATAAATAAAATAAAATATTCACTAAGTAATAGACTTAATTGGTGATAAATTTGAGTTCGATACATTGGAATATACCAAAATTAGCAGTGGGGATTATATGTTTTATAGGTGTGATAATCCTTGCTGGTTCAGCCTATTCAGCCTATCATACTGAAGAAATGGCTGCAAAATATACAAATATGGGCATTAAAGAATACAGCGACGGAAACTATGAAAAGTCTATTGAATATTTTAAAGAAGCTTTAAAATATGACCCTAATTATCCTTGGGCATGGTATAATATGGGAAATGCCTATGGAAATGAAAATCAATTCCATCATTACGATAAATTACCAAGCCAAACATACTGTGAAGCTGGATTACCCGATGAACAGAAAAAATACGATGAAGCTATAAAATGTTATAATATATTTATTAAATTAGACCCAAAAGATGCCGCCCTTGGGTATTCAGGTATAGGCAATAGCAATTATCTCTATTATGATTCTTATTTGGATAGAAAATATGAGGTATTGCCCTATTTATTTGAGGCTTTAAAACATAAAGACGAGATTTCAAAAAATTCTGGAAAAGAAGGAGTGGCAGCATTGTATGCAAATATTGGAAGAACTTATTTAGCAATGTCTGAATTAGACGATGCACTAAAATATTACAAATTATCCGTAAATACTGCACCTGTTGATTCTGCTTATGAGCATATTACATGGGTATATGTGAATTTAGGAGATTACAATACAGGATATAAATATGCTCAGGATTATTTAACTCTTGGAAGTAAATATGGCTGGGATTCAGATTTAGGATTGATGCCTGCTGCAATCTGTGCCTACCATCTTGGAAAATACGATGAAGCTATAAAATTATGCAGTGAAATACCAAGCAAATTCCCAGATTCTGCCTATGTTGGTGAAGCATACAGGTATATGGCAATATCCAACATGAAAAAAGGAAATAAAAATAATGCAATTAAGTATTTAAACGATGACATAAAAACATGCACAAATGCACTTACCTCAAAGGATACCTCACCATCAGATATTCCGGGGGCATACTTTGAAAGAGGATTGTCATACTATTTAATTGGGGAATATACAAACGATACTACCTACTATAAAAAAGCTATGAATGATTTTGAATACCTATATAATCATCCAGAAATATCAAACAGAGAAGTGGCACATCAAAATTATTATATTAAGGGAAGTTTAGCATTAAGTTGTGTGAAAGAAAAATTAGATGATAAAAAAGATGCTGAAAATATAATCAATAAAATATCTCAAAACTTAAATTCCGACCCTAATTTAATAGGATGGAAAAAATATTATGGAAAAAGAATCAACAAATTAAAATCAGATATTTCTTCAAACTCAATATCCGAAATTCCATCATGGATTGTTGAGTTAGGACATTAAATTAGGATATGATACATAAATTTATTTTATTTTATTTTTTTAATTTTTAATTTTTATATTTCTTTATTTATTATGTATTATAATTTTATTGTAGTTTTTTAATTATATTTAATTATATTTTTTAATTTTTTATATTGAATTATATATTAAATTTATATTAAGTTATATGAATTTTAAGAAATTTATACTTAATATAATTTATTTTTACAAATATGATAAATTTTAGAGGTAAGCATTATGAAGCATAAGGATAATGATAATAATAAAAAAATAAGTTTTGTTCCAAAAACACATCCAAGATACAAATCACTATTAAATCGTGAAAAGGTAGTAGAAGCATTGGATAAAGGAATACTTGCAAAAGCTGGGCTTACTGCACATGGCAGGGGTGAGGCATTCGATTACTTAATTGGTGAAAAAACTACCGATATAGCATTAAAATCAATAAAAGCTTCTGCTGCAATGCTTGTATTGGCTGAGAATCCAGTAATTTCAATTAATGGAAATACAATAGCCCTTGCAAAAGATGAGATTGTTCAACTTGCAGAGGAATTAAATGGAAAAATAGAGGTAAATCTATTTTACAGAACAAAAGAAAGAGAAGAAAACATAAAAAAAGCTTTTGAAGAAGATTTAACTATAAAAGAAAAACTAAACAATAATAAAATAAAATTGCTTGGACTAAATGATGCGAATAGGCAAATACCAAACTTAGACAGTTTAAGGGGTAAAGTTTCAGAAAAAGGGATATATTCCGCAGATGTAGTTTTAGTTCCTTTGGAAGATGGAGATAGAACAGAAGCTCTTGTAAATATGGGTAAAAAGGTAATTTCCATAGATTTAAATCCACTTTCAAGAACTGCAAGAAAATCTACCATTACAATAGTGGATGAAATAACAAGATGTATTCCATTATTAACAAAATATGTTAAAGAGTATAAAAAAATGGATAAGAAAGCGTTAAAGAATATTGTAGATAATTATGATAATAAAGAAAATTTGAAGGAAATGTTAAATTATATATCTAATAGGTTAAAGACTATGGATTTAGGATAATTTTATATTAATTTTATATTAATTTTATATTAATTTTATATTAATTTTATTTTTATTTATATTATTAAACTTATTTATGTTTTTATTATCTTTTTTTTAAATTTATTATTTTATTTTTTAGCATAATTATTTAATTTTTTAATATCTATTTTATATTTTATCATAAGTAGTATTAACTTAATCTTCTAATTTAATCTTCTAATTTATCTTATAATTTAATTTTCTAATTTTTAAAGTTTATAGGTATTTATTATTTGTTAATCTTTTTAAATTAACATAACTTATATATATAACTATATATAATTAATTAGAGTTTATTGAGGTGAAAAAAATGAACAATAAAATCCTTGTTTTTATCTCATCAATAGTCATTATAACCACTGGGTTATTATGTGGCTGTTTAAATGAAAATAACCAATCAACAATCCATAGCGACTCAACAATCCATAATGACAAATCATTTGAGGGAAAAACCATCGTAGTTCTATGTGGAGCTGGATTGATGAAACCCATGAATGAGCTTATACAAAATTTTGAGAACAAAACAGGAGCTCATGTAAAAGTTCATTACGGCGGTAGTGCTGAGATATTTGGAGTATTAGCAACAACAGGAGGCGATATTTTTATTCCTGGGGCTTACAAATATACCGAGGATGCTATGAATAAAGGATTTATCCTCAACAATACCGTAAAAAATATAACTTATCATATACCTGTTATAGCGGTTTCAAAAGGAAATCCAAAGAATATAAAAGATTTGGATGATTTAGCAAAACCTGGGATTAGAGTAGTAGTAGGAGACCCAAACGCATGTGCAATTGGAAAGGTAAGTAAGAAAATTTTAGAAAAGAACCATTTATGGAAAAATGTTAGCAAAAATATTATTGTCAAGACCCCAACGGTTAATCAACTTCTTATTTATTTGGCAACGAATCAGGCCGATGCATCAATTATATGGGAAGATATGGTTGTTTGGTCAGAAGGAAAAGGCAAAATCGAGGTTGTTAAAATCCCAAAGAATAAAAATATGATAAAAACAATTCCAACAGCCATAACAGTCTATGCTAAAAAAGATAATAATTTAGCAGTTGCTAAGGCATTTAACGATTATATTTCAAGTGATAAGGCAAAAGAAATATGGAAAAAATGGAATTTTGTTCCATGCAATGATTAATAGTTATTATTTATTATTAAATTATTTATAATTATTACTCATTTAATATTACTTATTAAATATTTATGTGGTGATTCAATGAAGTATATCAATGTTAATTTTAGGGGTTTTTGTATATTGTTATCATTTTTATTCACTTTTTTATTATTTTTGGCTATTGCTTCATTATTCTTGGTTCCTAATCCTTCGGATGTTTTAAATTCATTAAAAACTGAGGAAATGATATATTCTTTAAAGTTGTCAATACTAACCTCTTTAATATCCACATTTCTTGCTATATTATTATCGGTGCCAATAGGTTATGCATTATCGAGGTATGAATTTAAAGGAAAAGATGTTGTAAAATCGATTCTTGATTTACCTATGGCATTTCCAGAGTTAGTTTTAGGTTTGGCATTGCTTTTACTGTTTGGACAGTCATTTATTGGAAAGGCATTAGAAAATATTGGAATAAATGTGGTTTTTACAAAGTTAGGCATTGTTGTTGCTCAATTTTTTACGGCACTGCCCTATGCTATTAGGGTTCTTTACACAACATTTGAAGGAATATCTCCACGATATGAACTTGTTTCAAGGTCTTTGGGATATAATGAGTTTGAGACTTTTTTTAATGTTGTAATGCCTTTGGCAAAGAACGGATTATTTGCCTCTACAATAATCACATTTGCGAGATGTATGGGAGCATTTGGGGCGGTTTTAATCCTTGCTGGCGGTTCTTATATGAATACTGAGATTCTGCCTATAACATTGTATTTAAATATATCCTATGGAAATCTTGGAATGGCTATAACAAGTGGAATATTGCTTATACTAATATCATTTGTAGCTATATTGATATTTGAAAAATTCGAAGGGAATAACAGGTGAATGAAATGGGTTTTATAAAGGTAGAAAATTTAAGCATAGATTTAGGTGAATTCCACCTTGTTGATATTGATTTTGAAATAAAAAAAGGAGATTATCTAACAATTATAGGTCCTACGGGCAGTGGAAAATCCATATTATTAGAAACAATAGCAGGATTTTACAAGCCTAAAAAAGGGAGGGTTTTTCTTGAAGGGGAAGATATAACAAATCTACCGCCTGAAAAAAGGAATATGAGCATAGTATATCAAGATTATGTCCTTTTTCCCACTAAAACAGTCTTTGAAAATATAGCCTATGGATTAAAGAAAAAGATTAATGATAAAGAGGAGATTAAAAAAGAGGTAACTCAAATTGCTGAAATATTAAATATAGCTCATTTACTTCATAGAAAACCAGATACTTTAAGTGGAGGAGAACAACAAAGAGTAGCATTGGCAAGGGCATTAGTGGTAAAACCAAAATTGTTATTAATGGATGAGCCATTTAGTGCTTTGGATGTAAAAACTAGGGAAAATTTAAGAAATTTGGTTAAAAAAGCTATTGAAAAATATGAAACTACTATATTGCATGTAACCCATGATTTTGACGATGTCTGGAATTTGGCAACAAAAATTTTAGTTATGAGAAATGGAAAGATATTACAAAAGGGAGATATTAATGACATATTTTACAGACCTTCCATAAACTTTGTTGCTGATTTTGTTGGAACAAATGTTTTAGAAGGCGAAATAATTGGAAAGGAAGACGGACTATCGAAAATAAAAGTAGGCGATTGTATTTTATTAAGTATTGATGATAGTGAAAATAATAACAATTATAATAAAAGCAATAAAGATAATAACATTGATAAAAATAATAATGTAAAATTGTCCATAAGACCCGAGGATATAATAATCTCAAAAAACCCAATAAATATCTC from Methanothermococcus okinawensis IH1 encodes:
- a CDS encoding tetratricopeptide repeat protein, with translation MSSIHWNIPKLAVGIICFIGVIILAGSAYSAYHTEEMAAKYTNMGIKEYSDGNYEKSIEYFKEALKYDPNYPWAWYNMGNAYGNENQFHHYDKLPSQTYCEAGLPDEQKKYDEAIKCYNIFIKLDPKDAALGYSGIGNSNYLYYDSYLDRKYEVLPYLFEALKHKDEISKNSGKEGVAALYANIGRTYLAMSELDDALKYYKLSVNTAPVDSAYEHITWVYVNLGDYNTGYKYAQDYLTLGSKYGWDSDLGLMPAAICAYHLGKYDEAIKLCSEIPSKFPDSAYVGEAYRYMAISNMKKGNKNNAIKYLNDDIKTCTNALTSKDTSPSDIPGAYFERGLSYYLIGEYTNDTTYYKKAMNDFEYLYNHPEISNREVAHQNYYIKGSLALSCVKEKLDDKKDAENIINKISQNLNSDPNLIGWKKYYGKRINKLKSDISSNSISEIPSWIVELGH
- a CDS encoding 4-phosphopantoate--beta-alanine ligase — its product is MKHKDNDNNKKISFVPKTHPRYKSLLNREKVVEALDKGILAKAGLTAHGRGEAFDYLIGEKTTDIALKSIKASAAMLVLAENPVISINGNTIALAKDEIVQLAEELNGKIEVNLFYRTKEREENIKKAFEEDLTIKEKLNNNKIKLLGLNDANRQIPNLDSLRGKVSEKGIYSADVVLVPLEDGDRTEALVNMGKKVISIDLNPLSRTARKSTITIVDEITRCIPLLTKYVKEYKKMDKKALKNIVDNYDNKENLKEMLNYISNRLKTMDLG
- the modA gene encoding molybdate ABC transporter substrate-binding protein, with translation MNNKILVFISSIVIITTGLLCGCLNENNQSTIHSDSTIHNDKSFEGKTIVVLCGAGLMKPMNELIQNFENKTGAHVKVHYGGSAEIFGVLATTGGDIFIPGAYKYTEDAMNKGFILNNTVKNITYHIPVIAVSKGNPKNIKDLDDLAKPGIRVVVGDPNACAIGKVSKKILEKNHLWKNVSKNIIVKTPTVNQLLIYLATNQADASIIWEDMVVWSEGKGKIEVVKIPKNKNMIKTIPTAITVYAKKDNNLAVAKAFNDYISSDKAKEIWKKWNFVPCND
- a CDS encoding ABC transporter permease, with the translated sequence MKYINVNFRGFCILLSFLFTFLLFLAIASLFLVPNPSDVLNSLKTEEMIYSLKLSILTSLISTFLAILLSVPIGYALSRYEFKGKDVVKSILDLPMAFPELVLGLALLLLFGQSFIGKALENIGINVVFTKLGIVVAQFFTALPYAIRVLYTTFEGISPRYELVSRSLGYNEFETFFNVVMPLAKNGLFASTIITFARCMGAFGAVLILAGGSYMNTEILPITLYLNISYGNLGMAITSGILLILISFVAILIFEKFEGNNR
- a CDS encoding ATP-binding cassette domain-containing protein yields the protein MGFIKVENLSIDLGEFHLVDIDFEIKKGDYLTIIGPTGSGKSILLETIAGFYKPKKGRVFLEGEDITNLPPEKRNMSIVYQDYVLFPTKTVFENIAYGLKKKINDKEEIKKEVTQIAEILNIAHLLHRKPDTLSGGEQQRVALARALVVKPKLLLMDEPFSALDVKTRENLRNLVKKAIEKYETTILHVTHDFDDVWNLATKILVMRNGKILQKGDINDIFYRPSINFVADFVGTNVLEGEIIGKEDGLSKIKVGDCILLSIDDSENNNNYNKSNKDNNIDKNNNVKLSIRPEDIIISKNPINISARNEFKCKVKEIKKIGNLVYLILNIGGTPTKCILTPNALSQLEIKEGDEVYAIIKAINVRIIN